From the genome of Anopheles merus strain MAF chromosome X, AmerM5.1, whole genome shotgun sequence, one region includes:
- the LOC121588725 gene encoding autotransporter adhesin BpaC-like isoform X8, translating to MRSLTNPGGLALLVLLALSFSANVVQSYRAKMTSRVCFSNIANFTGNTAIGLCSHSVLQTLRVGANGTIAYVTTATTPQSTVLRLLPTYCNRRLAYPYLEPYLAIVGSGTEGPVATILANPTIRANYIRALITFMKSYPRCVGLYIDFSNLATSQAAGYAAFMQALFQAAGTASLKLASALPWEADRYADVYYSVTLRSLSFNVLRTYDEFYSSLTTVVRPLNPLVAMAAPFNATTKTISYNLYRWIIKGLNPSNIILGMSMYARAYTVTKVSQFGATGTASASVVSYCDALLFSTKFGLQTSSSGESVSSSSSMAYVFTSFQSAELKLNFAVSNNLAGVALFSLNTAGTNAELLRYVTSIIAPTPPTGFQYPVASYPTCGVSITFPSLVAITTQPTASTAAGGGTTRAGGVTTVAPGGDTTAAGGGTTAAGGGSTAAGGGSTAAGGGTTAAGGGSTAAGGGTTVAGGGSTAAGGGSTASGGGTTAAGGGSTAAGGGSTAAGGGTTAAGGGSTAAGGGSTAAGGGSTAAGGGTTIAGGGSTAAGGGTTAAGGGSTAAGGGTTAAGGGSTAAGGGSTAAGGGTTIAGGGSTAAGGGSTAAGGGTTIAGGGSTAAGGGSTAAGGGSTAAGGGTTAAGGGSTAAGGGTTVDGGGSTAAGGGSTAAGGGSTAAGGGSTAAGGGSTAAGGGSTAAGGGSTAAGGGSTAAGGGTTAAGGGSTAAGGGSTAAGGGSTAAGGGSTAAGGGSTAAGGGSTAAGGGSTAAGGGSTAVGGGTTAAGGGSTAAGGGSTAAGGGSTAAGGGTTAAGGGSTAAGGGSTAAGGGSTAAGGGSTAAGGGSTAAGGGTTAAGGGTTAAGGGSTAAGGGSTAIGGGSTAAGGGSTAAGGGSTAAGGGSTAAGGGSTAAGGGSTAAGGGTTVAGGGSTAAGGGSTAAGGGSTAAGGGTTAAGGGSTAAGGGTTAAGGGSTVAGGGSTAAGGGSTAAGGGSTAAGEGSTVAGGGSTAAGGGSTAAGGGTTAAGGGSTAAGGGTTIAGGGSTAAGGGSTAAGGGSTAAGGGSTAAGGGTTAAGGGSTAAGGGSTAAGGGSTASGGGTTAAGGGSTAAGGGSTAAGGGSTAAGGGSTVAGGGSTAAGGGSTAAGGGTTAAGGGSTAAGGGSTAAGGGTTAAGGGSTDAGGGSTAAGGGSTAAGGGSTAAGGGSTAAGGGSTSAGGGSTAAGGGTTIAGGGSTAVGGGSTAAGGGSTAAGGGTTAAGGGSTAAGGGSTAAGGGSTAAGGGSTAAGGGSTAAGGGSTAAGGGSTAAGGGTTAAGGGSTAAGGGTTAAGGGSTAAGGGSTAAGGGSTAAGGGSTAAGGGSTAAGGGTTAAGGGSTAAGGGSTAAGGGSTAAGGGSTAAGGGSTAVGGGTTAAGGGSTAAGGGSTAAGGGSTAAGGGTTSAPQPAVVCGITVRSQYGGLVSSFCDSVLEINLYIQSGSACGVVV from the exons ATGCGATCCTTGACCAACCCAGGGGGGCTGGCGCTGCTAGTGTTGTTAGCACTATCGTTTAGCG CCAACGTCGTCCAATCTTATAGAGCGAAAATGA CATCGAGAGTATGCTTCTCCAACATCGCCAACTTCACTGGAAATACTGCGATCGGGCTATGCTCGCACTCAGTGTTGCAAACGCTCAGGGTGGGCGCGAACGGCACGATCGCGTACGTTACGACTGCCACAACGCCTCAGTCAACCGTGCTCA GACTGCTTCCGACCTACTGCAACCGAAGGCTGGCGTATCCGTACCTCGAACCGTACCTGGCTATAGTCGGGTCCGGTACGGAAGGACCAGTTGCTACCATCCTAGCGAATCCGACGATTCGAGCGAACTACATCCGGGCGCTGATCACGTTCATGAAGTCCTACCCGCGCTGCGTCGGActatatatcgacttcagcAACCTCGCCACATCGCAGGCG GCCGGTTATGCCGCGTTCATGCAGGCCCTGTTCCAGGCGGCTGGTACAGCTTCGCTCAAGCTGGCCTCAGCGCTGCCCTGGGAGGCAGATCGGTACGCCGATGTCTACTACAGCGTCACTTTAAGAAGCTTATCGTTTAACGTGCTGCGCACGTACGATGAATTCTACTCATCGCTTACAACGGTCGTACGGCCGCTGAACCCGCTAGTTGCTATGGCCGCACCGTTTAACGCCACGACGAAAACTATC TCGTACAACCTGTACCGGTGGATAATCAAGGGACTGAACCCGAGCAACATCATACTCGGCATGTCGATGTATGCTCGCGCATATACTGTGACAAAAGTTAGCCAGTTCGGTGCTACGGGAACGGCTAGCGCTTCGGTGGTATCATACTGCGAT GCACTTCTTTTCTCGACCAAGTTTGGACTGCAAACGAGCAGCTCTGGAGAGAGTGTATCCTCTAGCAGCAGTATGGCTTACGTATTCACTTCATTTCAATCGGCTGAGCTCAAGCTGAACTTTGCAGTGTCTAATAATTTGGCTGGTGTTGCACTGTTCTCATTGAACACTGCCGGCACCAATGCAGAGCTGCTGCGTTACGTGACGAGTATTATTGCACCGACGCCACCAACAGGTTTCCAATATCCTGTGGCGTCGTATCCTACATGCGGCGTTTCGATTACATTCCCATCGTTGGTGGCTATAACTACACAACCAACAGCCTCCACAGCAGCGGGTGGCGGTACCACTCGAGCTGGAGGAGTTACCACGGTTGCGCCAGGAGGAGACACCACGGCTGCTGGAGGTGGAACTACAGCCGCTGGAGGAGGTTCAACAGCCGCTGGAGGAGGTTCAACAGCCGCTGGAGGTGGAACTACagccgctggaggaggatcAACAGCCGCTGGAGGAGGAACTACTGTCGCTGGAGGAGGTTCAACTGCCGCTGGAGGAGGTTCGACTGCATCAGGGGGTGGAACTACAGCCGCTGGAGGAG GTTCGACTgccgctggaggaggatcaacagccgctggaggaggaactacagccgctggaggaggatcaacagccgctggaggaggatcaacagccgctggaggaggatcaactgctgctggaggaggaACGACTATCGCAGGAGGAGGTTCAACTGCCGCTGGAGGTGGAACTACAGCCGCCGGTGGTGGTTCTACAGCCGCCGGAGGAGGAACTACagccgctggaggaggatcaacagccgctggaggaggttcgactgctgctggaggaggaACTACTATCGCTGGAGGAGGATCAACAGCCGCTGGAGGAGGCTCaactgctgctggaggaggaACTACTATCGCTGGAGGAGGATCAACAGCCGCTGGAGGAGGCTCaactgctgctggaggaggttcgactgctgctggaggaggaaccacagccgctggaggaggatcCACAGCTGCTGGAGGAGGAACTACTGTCGATGGAGGAGGTTCaactgctgctggaggaggctcgactgctgctggaggaggatcaacagccgctggaggaggctcgactgctgctggaggaggatcaacagccgctggaggaggctcaacagccgctggaggaggatcAACAGCCGCTGGTGGAGGTTCgactgctgctggaggaggaactacagccgctggaggaggctcaactgctgctggaggaggatcaacagccgctggaggaggatcaacagctgctggaggaggctcaacagccgctggaggaggatcAACAGCCGCTGGAGGAGGCTCAACTGCAGCTGGAGGAGGCTCAACAGCCGCTGGAGGAGGCTCGACTGCAGTTGGAGGAGGAACTACAGCCGCTGGAGGAGGTTCGACTgccgctggaggaggatcaacagccgctggaggaggatcaactgctgctggaggaggaactacagccgctggaggaggatcaacagccgctggaggaggctcgactgctgctggaggaggatcaacagccgctggaggaggatcAACAGCCGCTGGAGGAGGCTCAACtgcagcaggaggaggaactacagccgctggaggaggaactacagccgctggaggaggctcaactgctgctggaggaggcTCAACTGCTATCGGAGGAGGATCAACAGCCGCTGGAGGAGGCTCGACTgccgctggaggaggatcaacagccgctggaggaggctcgactgctgctggaggaggcTCAACTgccgctggaggaggatcAACAGCCGCTGGAGGAGGAACTACTGTCGCTGGAGGAGGTTCAACTGCCGCTGGAGGAGGCTCgactgctgctggaggaggatCAACAGCCGCTGGAGGTGGCACGACAGCTGCTGGAGGAGGATCaactgctgctggaggaggaactacagccgctggaggaggatcAACAGTCGCTGGAGGAGGCTCGACTGCCGCTGGAGGAGGCTCCACagccgctggaggaggatcAACAGCCGCTGGTGAAGGATCAACAGTCGCTGGAGGAGGATCCACAGCCGCTGGAGGAGGCTCTACAGCTGCTGGAGGTGGAACTACagccgctggaggaggatcCACAGCCGCTGGAGGAGGAACTACTATCGCTGGAGGAGGATCAACAGCCGCTGGAGGAGGCTCgactgctgctggaggag gctcaactgctgctggaggaggatcaacagccgctggaggaggaactacagccgctggaggaggatcaacagccgctggaggaggatcAACAGCCGCTGGAGGAGGCTCGACTGCATCAGGGGGTGGAACTACTgccgctggaggaggatcaacagccgctggaggaggctcaacagccgctggaggaggatcaacagccgctggaggaggatcAACAGTCGCAGGAGGAGGATCAACAGCCGCTGGAGGAGGCTCAACAGCCGCTGGAGGTGGAACTACagccgctggaggaggatcCACAGCCGCTGGAGGAGGCTCGACtgcagcaggaggaggaaCTACAGCAGCTGGGGGAGGCTCAACTGATGCTGGAGGAGGCTCgactgctgctggaggaggatCAACAGCCGCTGGAGGTGGCTCgactgctgctggaggaggatcaactgctgctggaggaggcTCGACTTCCGCTGGAGGAGGATCAACAGCCGCTGGAGGAGGAACTACTATCGCTGGAGGAGGATCAACAGCCGTTGGAGGAGGATCAACAGCCGCTGGAGGAGGCTCAACtgcagcaggaggaggaactacagccgctggaggaggctcaactgctgctggaggaggatcaactgctgctggaggaggatCAACAGCCGCTGGAGGAGGCTCGACTgccgctggaggaggatcAACAGCCGCTGGAGGAGGTTCGACTGCCGCTGGAGGAGGCTCAACtgcagcaggaggaggaactacagccgctggaggaggatcaacagccgctggaggaggaactacagccgctggaggaggctcaactgctgctggaggaggctcaactgctgctggaggaggatCAACAGCTGCTGGAGGAGGTTCTACAGCCGCTGGAGGAGGCTCaactgctgctggaggaggaACTACTgccgctggaggaggatcAACAGCCGCTGGAGGAGGTTCAACTgccgctggaggaggatcAACAGCTGCTGGAGGAGGATCAACAGCCGCTGGAGGAGGCTCGACTGCTGTTGGAGGAGGAACTACagccgctggaggaggatcAACAGCCGCCGGAGGAGGATCAACAGCCGCTGGTGGAGGATCAACAGCCGCTGGTGGAGGCACCACGTCTGCACCACAACCTGCTGTTGTCTGCGGCATTACTGTGCGGTCGCAGTACGGAGGTCTTgtcagcagtttttgtgattCTGTTTTAGAGATCAACCTGTACATTCAATCTGGAAGTGCGTGTGGGGTTGTAGTGTAA
- the LOC121588725 gene encoding autotransporter adhesin BpaC-like isoform X15, with protein sequence MRSLTNPGGLALLVLLALSFSANVVQSYRAKMTSRVCFSNIANFTGNTAIGLCSHSVLQTLRVGANGTIAYVTTATTPQSTVLRLLPTYCNRRLAYPYLEPYLAIVGSGTEGPVATILANPTIRANYIRALITFMKSYPRCVGLYIDFSNLATSQAAGYAAFMQALFQAAGTASLKLASALPWEADRYADVYYSVTLRSLSFNVLRTYDEFYSSLTTVVRPLNPLVAMAAPFNATTKTISYNLYRWIIKGLNPSNIILGMSMYARAYTVTKVSQFGATGTASASVVSYCDALLFSTKFGLQTSSSGESVSSSSSMAYVFTSFQSAELKLNFAVSNNLAGVALFSLNTAGTNAELLRYVTSIIAPTPPTGFQYPVASYPTCGVSITFPSLVAITTQPTASTAAGGGTTRAGGVTTVAPGGDTTAAGGGTTAAGGGSTAAGGGSTAAGGGTTAAGGGSTAAGGGTTVAGGGSTAAGGGSTASGGGTTAAGGGSTAAGGGSTAAGGGTTAAGGGSTAAGGGSTAAGGGSTAAGGGTTIAGGGSTAAGGGTTAAGGGSTAAGGGTTAAGGGSTAAGGGSTAAGGGTTIAGGGSTAAGGGSTAAGGGTTIAGGGSTAAGGGSTAAGGGSTAAGGGTTAAGGGSTAAGGGTTVDGGGSTAAGGGSTAAGGGSTAAGGGSTAAGGGSTAAGGGSTAAGGGSTAAGGGSTAAGGGTTAAGGGSTAAGGGSTAAGGGSTAAGGGSTAAGGGSTAAGGGSTAAGGGSTAAGGGSTAVGGGTTAAGGGSTAAGGGSTAAGGGSTAAGGGTTAAGGGSTAAGGGSTAAGGGSTAAGGGSTAAGGGSTAAGGGTTAAGGGTTAAGGGSTAAGGGSTAIGGGSTAAGGGSTAAGGGSTAAGGGSTAAGGGSTAAGGGSTAAGGGTTVAGGGSTAAGGGSTAAGGGSTAAGGGSTAAGGGSTAAGGGSTAAGGGSTAAGGGTTAAGGGSTAAGGGSTAAGGGSTAAGGGTTAAGGGSTAAGGGSTAAGGGSTASGGGTTAAGGGSTAAGGGSTAAGGGSTAAGGGSTVAGGGSTAAGGGSTAAGGGTTAAGGGSTAAGGGSTAAGGGTTAAGGGSTDAGGGSTAAGGGSTAAGGGSTAAGGGSTAAGGGSTSAGGGSTAAGGGTTIAGGGSTAVGGGSTAAGGGSTAAGGGTTAAGGGSTAAGGGSTAAGGGSTAAGGGSTAAGGGSTAAGGGSTAAGGGSTAAGGGTTAAGGGSTAAGGGTTAAGGGSTAAGGGSTAAGGGSTAAGGGSTAAGGGSTAAGGGTTAAGGGSTAAGGGSTAAGGGSTAAGGGSTAAGGGSTAVGGGTTAAGGGSTAAGGGSTAAGGGSTAAGGGTTSAPQPAVVCGITVRSQYGGLVSSFCDSVLEINLYIQSGSACGVVV encoded by the exons ATGCGATCCTTGACCAACCCAGGGGGGCTGGCGCTGCTAGTGTTGTTAGCACTATCGTTTAGCG CCAACGTCGTCCAATCTTATAGAGCGAAAATGA CATCGAGAGTATGCTTCTCCAACATCGCCAACTTCACTGGAAATACTGCGATCGGGCTATGCTCGCACTCAGTGTTGCAAACGCTCAGGGTGGGCGCGAACGGCACGATCGCGTACGTTACGACTGCCACAACGCCTCAGTCAACCGTGCTCA GACTGCTTCCGACCTACTGCAACCGAAGGCTGGCGTATCCGTACCTCGAACCGTACCTGGCTATAGTCGGGTCCGGTACGGAAGGACCAGTTGCTACCATCCTAGCGAATCCGACGATTCGAGCGAACTACATCCGGGCGCTGATCACGTTCATGAAGTCCTACCCGCGCTGCGTCGGActatatatcgacttcagcAACCTCGCCACATCGCAGGCG GCCGGTTATGCCGCGTTCATGCAGGCCCTGTTCCAGGCGGCTGGTACAGCTTCGCTCAAGCTGGCCTCAGCGCTGCCCTGGGAGGCAGATCGGTACGCCGATGTCTACTACAGCGTCACTTTAAGAAGCTTATCGTTTAACGTGCTGCGCACGTACGATGAATTCTACTCATCGCTTACAACGGTCGTACGGCCGCTGAACCCGCTAGTTGCTATGGCCGCACCGTTTAACGCCACGACGAAAACTATC TCGTACAACCTGTACCGGTGGATAATCAAGGGACTGAACCCGAGCAACATCATACTCGGCATGTCGATGTATGCTCGCGCATATACTGTGACAAAAGTTAGCCAGTTCGGTGCTACGGGAACGGCTAGCGCTTCGGTGGTATCATACTGCGAT GCACTTCTTTTCTCGACCAAGTTTGGACTGCAAACGAGCAGCTCTGGAGAGAGTGTATCCTCTAGCAGCAGTATGGCTTACGTATTCACTTCATTTCAATCGGCTGAGCTCAAGCTGAACTTTGCAGTGTCTAATAATTTGGCTGGTGTTGCACTGTTCTCATTGAACACTGCCGGCACCAATGCAGAGCTGCTGCGTTACGTGACGAGTATTATTGCACCGACGCCACCAACAGGTTTCCAATATCCTGTGGCGTCGTATCCTACATGCGGCGTTTCGATTACATTCCCATCGTTGGTGGCTATAACTACACAACCAACAGCCTCCACAGCAGCGGGTGGCGGTACCACTCGAGCTGGAGGAGTTACCACGGTTGCGCCAGGAGGAGACACCACGGCTGCTGGAGGTGGAACTACAGCCGCTGGAGGAGGTTCAACAGCCGCTGGAGGAGGTTCAACAGCCGCTGGAGGTGGAACTACagccgctggaggaggatcAACAGCCGCTGGAGGAGGAACTACTGTCGCTGGAGGAGGTTCAACTGCCGCTGGAGGAGGTTCGACTGCATCAGGGGGTGGAACTACAGCCGCTGGAGGAG GTTCGACTgccgctggaggaggatcaacagccgctggaggaggaactacagccgctggaggaggatcaacagccgctggaggaggatcaacagccgctggaggaggatcaactgctgctggaggaggaACGACTATCGCAGGAGGAGGTTCAACTGCCGCTGGAGGTGGAACTACAGCCGCCGGTGGTGGTTCTACAGCCGCCGGAGGAGGAACTACagccgctggaggaggatcaacagccgctggaggaggttcgactgctgctggaggaggaACTACTATCGCTGGAGGAGGATCAACAGCCGCTGGAGGAGGCTCaactgctgctggaggaggaACTACTATCGCTGGAGGAGGATCAACAGCCGCTGGAGGAGGCTCaactgctgctggaggaggttcgactgctgctggaggaggaaccacagccgctggaggaggatcCACAGCTGCTGGAGGAGGAACTACTGTCGATGGAGGAGGTTCaactgctgctggaggaggctcgactgctgctggaggaggatcaacagccgctggaggaggctcgactgctgctggaggaggatcaacagccgctggaggaggctcaacagccgctggaggaggatcAACAGCCGCTGGTGGAGGTTCgactgctgctggaggaggaactacagccgctggaggaggctcaactgctgctggaggaggatcaacagccgctggaggaggatcaacagctgctggaggaggctcaacagccgctggaggaggatcAACAGCCGCTGGAGGAGGCTCAACTGCAGCTGGAGGAGGCTCAACAGCCGCTGGAGGAGGCTCGACTGCAGTTGGAGGAGGAACTACAGCCGCTGGAGGAGGTTCGACTgccgctggaggaggatcaacagccgctggaggaggatcaactgctgctggaggaggaactacagccgctggaggaggatcaacagccgctggaggaggctcgactgctgctggaggaggatcaacagccgctggaggaggatcAACAGCCGCTGGAGGAGGCTCAACtgcagcaggaggaggaactacagccgctggaggaggaactacagccgctggaggaggctcaactgctgctggaggaggcTCAACTGCTATCGGAGGAGGATCAACAGCCGCTGGAGGAGGCTCGACTgccgctggaggaggatcaacagccgctggaggaggctcgactgctgctggaggaggcTCAACTgccgctggaggaggatcAACAGCCGCTGGAGGAGGAACTACTGTCGCTGGAGGAGGTTCAACTGCCGCTGGAGGAGGCTCgactgctgctggaggaggatCAACAGCCGCTGGAG GAGGCTCaactgctgctggaggaggatCTACAGCCGCTGGAGGAGGCTCGACTGCAGCAGGAGGGGGCTCAACtgcagcaggaggaggaactacagccgctggaggaggctcaactgctgctggaggaggctcaactgctgctggaggaggatcaacagccgctggaggaggaactacagccgctggaggaggatcaacagccgctggaggaggatcAACAGCCGCTGGAGGAGGCTCGACTGCATCAGGGGGTGGAACTACTgccgctggaggaggatcaacagccgctggaggaggctcaacagccgctggaggaggatcaacagccgctggaggaggatcAACAGTCGCAGGAGGAGGATCAACAGCCGCTGGAGGAGGCTCAACAGCCGCTGGAGGTGGAACTACagccgctggaggaggatcCACAGCCGCTGGAGGAGGCTCGACtgcagcaggaggaggaaCTACAGCAGCTGGGGGAGGCTCAACTGATGCTGGAGGAGGCTCgactgctgctggaggaggatCAACAGCCGCTGGAGGTGGCTCgactgctgctggaggaggatcaactgctgctggaggaggcTCGACTTCCGCTGGAGGAGGATCAACAGCCGCTGGAGGAGGAACTACTATCGCTGGAGGAGGATCAACAGCCGTTGGAGGAGGATCAACAGCCGCTGGAGGAGGCTCAACtgcagcaggaggaggaactacagccgctggaggaggctcaactgctgctggaggaggatcaactgctgctggaggaggatCAACAGCCGCTGGAGGAGGCTCGACTgccgctggaggaggatcAACAGCCGCTGGAGGAGGTTCGACTGCCGCTGGAGGAGGCTCAACtgcagcaggaggaggaactacagccgctggaggaggatcaacagccgctggaggaggaactacagccgctggaggaggctcaactgctgctggaggaggctcaactgctgctggaggaggatCAACAGCTGCTGGAGGAGGTTCTACAGCCGCTGGAGGAGGCTCaactgctgctggaggaggaACTACTgccgctggaggaggatcAACAGCCGCTGGAGGAGGTTCAACTgccgctggaggaggatcAACAGCTGCTGGAGGAGGATCAACAGCCGCTGGAGGAGGCTCGACTGCTGTTGGAGGAGGAACTACagccgctggaggaggatcAACAGCCGCCGGAGGAGGATCAACAGCCGCTGGTGGAGGATCAACAGCCGCTGGTGGAGGCACCACGTCTGCACCACAACCTGCTGTTGTCTGCGGCATTACTGTGCGGTCGCAGTACGGAGGTCTTgtcagcagtttttgtgattCTGTTTTAGAGATCAACCTGTACATTCAATCTGGAAGTGCGTGTGGGGTTGTAGTGTAA